Proteins from a genomic interval of Pseudophryne corroboree isolate aPseCor3 chromosome 4, aPseCor3.hap2, whole genome shotgun sequence:
- the LOC134910978 gene encoding adhesive plaque matrix protein-like, which produces MLTKTQSLAETQNGHGKPAFSRHPPLPLTNTHCQSVQCSSNEVPTHAHQYNAGPTHAHQYNAGPTHAHQYNAGPTHAHQYNAGPTHAHQYNAGPTHAHQYNAGPTHAHQYNAGPTHAHQYNAAPTHAHQYNAGPTHAHQYNAAPTHAHQYNAGPTHAHQYNAGPTHAHQYNAGPTHAHQYNAAPTYAHQYNAGPTHAHQYNAGPTHAHQYNAGPTHAHQYNAGPTHAHQYNAGPTHAHQYNAGPTHAHQYNAAPTHAHQYNAGPTHAHQYNAAPTHAHQYNAGPTHAHQYNAGPTHAHQYNAAPTHAHQYNAGPTHAHQYNAAPTHAHQYNAGPTHAHQYNAGPTHAHQYNAAPTHAHQYNAGPTHAHQYNAGPTHAHQYNAGPTHAHQYNAGPTHAHQYNAGPTHAHQYNAGPTHAHQYNAGPTHAHQYNAGPTHAHQYNAGPTHAHQYNAGPTHAHQYNAGPTHAHQYNAGPTHAHQYNAGPTHAHQYNAGPTHAHQYNAAPTHAHQYNAGPTHAHQYNAGPTHAHQYNAAPTHAHQYNAGPTHAHQYNAGPTHAK; this is translated from the coding sequence ATGCTTACGAAGACGCAGTCGCTGGCTGAGACACAAAACGGTCATGGCAAGCCAGCGTTTAGTCGACACCCTCCGTTACCTCTCACAAACACTCACTGTCAATCAGTACAATGCAGCTCCAATGAAGTTCCAACACATGCACATCAGTACAATGCAGGTCCAACACATGCACATCAGTACAATGCAGGTCCAACACATGCACATCAGTACAATGCAGGTCCAACACATGCACATCAGTACAATGCAGGTCCAACACATGCACATCAGTACAATGCAGGTCCAACACATGCACATCAGTACAATGCAGGTCCAACACATGCACATCAGTACAATGCAGGTCCAACACATGCACATCAGTACAATgcagctccaacacatgcacatcaGTACAATGCAGGTCCAACACATGCACATCAGTACAATgcagctccaacacatgcacatcaGTACAATGCAGGTCCAACACATGCACATCAGTACAATGCAGGTCCAACACATGCACATCAGTACAATGCAGGTCCAACACATGCACATCAGTACAATGCAGCTCCAACATATGCACATCAGTACAATGCAGGTCCAACACATGCACATCAGTACAATGCAGGTCCAACACATGCACATCAGTACAATGCAGGTCCAACACATGCACATCAGTACAATGCAGGTCCAACACATGCACATCAGTACAATGCAGGTCCAACACATGCACATCAGTACAATGCAGGTCCAACACATGCACATCAGTACAATgcagctccaacacatgcacatcaGTACAATGCAGGTCCAACACATGCACATCAGTACAATgcagctccaacacatgcacatcaGTACAATGCAGGTCCAACACATGCACATCAGTACAATGCAGGTCCAACACATGCACATCAGTACAATgcagctccaacacatgcacatcaGTACAATGCAGGTCCAACACATGCACATCAGTACAATgcagctccaacacatgcacatcaGTACAATGCAGGTCCAACACATGCACATCAGTACAATGCAGGTCCAACACATGCACATCAGTACAATgcagctccaacacatgcacatcaGTACAATGCAGGTCCAACACATGCACATCAGTACAATGCAGGTCCAACACATGCACATCAGTACAATGCAGGTCCAACACATGCACATCAGTACAATGCAGGTCCAACACATGCACATCAGTACAATGCAGGTCCAACACATGCACATCAGTACAATGCAGGTCCAACACATGCACATCAGTACAATGCAGGTCCAACACATGCACATCAGTACAATGCAGGTCCAACACATGCACATCAGTACAATGCAGGTCCAACACATGCACATCAGTACAATGCAGGTCCAACACATGCACATCAGTACAATGCAGGTCCAACACATGCACATCAGTACAATGCAGGTCCAACACATGCACATCAGTACAATGCAGGTCCAACACATGCACATCAGTACAATGCAGGTCCAACACATGCACATCAGTACAATgcagctccaacacatgcacatcaGTACAATGCAGGTCCAACACATGCACATCAGTACAATGCAGGTCCAACACATGCACATCAGTACAATgcagctccaacacatgcacatcaGTACAATGCAGGTCCAACACATGCACATCAGTACAATGCAGGTCCAACACATGCAAAGTAA